In one window of Helianthus annuus cultivar XRQ/B chromosome 17, HanXRQr2.0-SUNRISE, whole genome shotgun sequence DNA:
- the LOC110924494 gene encoding replication protein A 70 kDa DNA-binding subunit C-like yields MENNQITMFRSLNAHSTNYTIKAKIISMWDKKMNGYDNQIYRVDMLLMDEEGAFIQCSCLHKLFKRFLKFLVVDDCLLIHKPSLAKDTTKIKVTGKDQKLSFYAFTSVLKTDNWSGPRYLFKFTDFKSVLSKKIEVNTPIDFIGYLVVSYPIEDANRKDGSKTKRMSITLKDLDDQKISVTLWENYAITLSNYMNDKNRPAHVVILVHFGTVNIYQGKVGLTNMFEASRVFINEIKEFKDRYLEKELSKPSSSKQSCSQVILNTEDEFLNAEDFVLTCFIASIDVEKKVTLLKQIEEKSELVERDDGSFDVLDDKSFECINPDCDAVDIVPVHRYKIPLRVQDSTGTISCTLFDYEAIKLLKKTSKELLDIYSKVENYGISMLSSDEDLLSALEKKWKVNESDVSESNVQCLSDSVGNVKGLGKESQSVMGDSVTPDPIDGSDQDPTKFENIKRNLEHGCKTRQTYYFDGYYCLIIDIVFLEMLQDQGLFISSSVLMELWPRELIELYGLHDQHASEENVNVIEEMVVIENGERTIYQFDATQKQDD; encoded by the exons ATGGAGAACAATCAGATTACTATGTTCAGGTCACTTAATGCTCATTCCACCAACTATACCATCAAAGCTAAGATCATATCTATGTGGGATAAAAAAATGAATGGTTATGATAACCAGATCTATCGTGTTGACATGTTGTTAATGGATGAAGAG GGTGCCTTCATTCAATGTAGCTGTTTACATAAGCTTTTCAAACGGTTCCTTAAGTTTTTGGTAGTTGATGACTGTTTATTGATTCATAAACCATCTCTAGCCAAAGATACAACCAAGATTAAGGTTACCGGAAAAGATCAGAAGCTATCTTTTTATGCTTTCACGTCTGTTCTGAAAACTGATAACTGGTCTGGTCCTCGGTACTTATTTAAATTCACTGATTTTAAATCTGTGTTGAGTAAAAAAATTGAAGTGAATACACCAATAG ATTTCATCGGTTATTTGGTTGTCTCATATCCTATTGAAGATGCAAATAGGAAGGATGGATCTAAAACAAAACGAATGAGCATTACCTTAAAGGATCTCGA TGATCAGAAGATTAGTGTAACGTTGTGGGAAAATTATGCAATCACTTTGTCAAACTACATGAATGACAAAAACCGACCTGCTCATGTGGTTATACTTGTCCATTTTGGAACAGTTAACATATATCAAG GTAAAGTTGGCCTGACTAACATGTTTGAAGCAAGTCGTGTCTTCATAAATGAGATCAAAGAATTCAAAGACAG GTATCTTGAGAAGGAGTTATCTAAACCATCTTCAAGTAAACAGTCATGCTCACAAGTGATATTGAATACAGAAGATGAGTTTCTAAATGCTGAAGATTTTGTTTTAACCTGTTTTATTGCTTCAATTGATGTG GAGAAAAAGGTTACATTGTTG AAGCAAATTGAAGAGAAATCTGAGTTGGTTGAAAGAGATGATGGCAGCTTTGACGTGTTGGATGACAAGTCGTTTGAGTGTATAAACCCAGATTGTGATGCTGTTGACATTGTTCCTGTTCATCG ATACAAGATACCTCTGAGGGTTCAGGATTCCACTGGAACCATTTCCTGTACTTTGTTTGATTATGAAGCTATTAAGCTTTTGAAAAAAACCTCGAAAGAACTGCTAGATATCTACTCGAAG GTTGAAAACTATGGAATTTCAATGTTATCTTCCGATGAGGATCTACTTTCTGCTCTGGAGAAAAAATGGAAAGTTAATGAG TCTGACGTGTCTGAGTCAAATGTTCAATGTTTGTCCGATTCAGTTGGTAATGTCAAAGGTTTAGGGAAG GAATCTCAATCTGTGATGGGTGACAGCGTTACGCCAGATCCTATAGATGGTAGTGATCAAGATCCGACGAAGTTCGAAAACATTAAACGTAACCTGgaacatggttgtaaaacaag ACAAACTTATTACTTTGACGGTTATTATTGCTTGATAATTGATATTGTTTTTTTG GAAATGCTCCAAGACCAAGGTTTGTTCATTTCTTCGTCTGTTTTGATGGAGTTGTGGCCGCGTGAACTCATTGAACTTTATGGACTTCATGATCAACATGCAAGTGAAGAAAATGTAAACGTTATAGAGGAGATGGTGGTTATTGAAAATGGTGAACGTACTATTTATCAA TTTGATGCAACACAGAAACAGGATGATTAA